A genomic region of Ewingella sp. CoE-038-23 contains the following coding sequences:
- the dnaB gene encoding replicative DNA helicase, translating into MAAKKPTNQQNENRDRQMEGLKLPPHSLEAEQSVLGGLMLDNERWDNVAERVVSNDFFSRPHRLIFTEMQRLLEMSKPIDLITLSESLEQKGDLDSVGGFAYLAELSKNTPSAANIGAYADIVRERAVVREMISVANEIADAGYDPQGRSSEDLLDLAESRVFQIAESRANKDEGPKSIDRILESTVSRIEELFQRPHDGVTGVSTGYADLDKKTAGLQKSDLIIVAARPSMGKTTFAMNLAENAAMMQEKPVLIFSLEMPGDQIMMRMLASLSRVDQTKIRTGQLDDEDWARISSTMGILLEKRNMYIDDSSGLTPTEVRSRARRIFREHGGLSLIMIDYLQLMRVPSLSDNRTLEIAEISRSLKALAKELQVPVVALSQLNRSLEQRADKRPVNSDLRESGSIEQDADLIMFIYRDEVYHDNSEEKGIAQIILGKQRNGPIGTVRLTFNGQFSRFDNYGGPQYDED; encoded by the coding sequence ATGGCAGCAAAAAAACCGACCAATCAACAGAACGAAAACCGCGATCGTCAGATGGAAGGATTGAAGCTTCCTCCGCACTCGCTGGAAGCTGAACAATCCGTTCTGGGCGGGCTAATGCTGGATAACGAGCGCTGGGACAACGTGGCGGAACGCGTGGTCAGCAATGACTTCTTCAGCCGCCCGCATCGCCTGATTTTTACCGAAATGCAGCGCTTGCTGGAAATGAGCAAGCCTATCGACTTAATAACCCTGTCTGAATCGCTGGAGCAAAAAGGCGATTTGGACTCAGTGGGCGGCTTTGCCTATTTAGCCGAGTTGTCGAAAAACACCCCAAGTGCGGCCAACATCGGCGCGTATGCCGATATTGTCCGCGAACGTGCAGTTGTTCGCGAAATGATTTCCGTCGCCAATGAAATTGCCGACGCCGGTTATGACCCGCAGGGCCGCAGTAGTGAAGACCTGCTGGATCTGGCGGAATCTCGCGTATTCCAAATTGCCGAAAGCCGCGCCAACAAAGATGAAGGCCCGAAAAGTATCGACCGCATTTTGGAAAGCACGGTGTCGCGCATCGAAGAACTCTTCCAGCGCCCGCACGACGGTGTCACTGGGGTGTCCACCGGCTATGCCGATTTGGATAAGAAAACCGCCGGTTTGCAGAAATCAGATTTGATTATCGTGGCGGCGCGTCCTTCGATGGGTAAAACCACCTTTGCGATGAACCTCGCCGAAAACGCCGCGATGATGCAGGAAAAACCGGTGCTTATCTTCAGTCTGGAGATGCCCGGCGACCAGATTATGATGCGTATGCTGGCGTCGCTTTCTCGCGTCGACCAAACCAAAATTCGTACCGGCCAGCTTGACGACGAGGATTGGGCACGCATCTCCAGCACCATGGGTATCCTGCTGGAAAAACGCAATATGTACATCGATGACTCCTCTGGCCTGACGCCAACCGAAGTGCGCTCGCGCGCGCGGCGTATTTTCCGCGAACACGGCGGCCTGAGCCTGATCATGATCGACTACTTACAGCTGATGCGCGTTCCTTCGCTGTCCGACAACCGTACCTTGGAAATCGCCGAAATCTCCCGCTCGCTCAAAGCCTTAGCTAAAGAGCTGCAAGTGCCAGTAGTGGCGCTGTCGCAGCTGAACCGAAGCCTGGAGCAACGTGCCGACAAACGCCCGGTCAACTCCGACTTGCGTGAATCCGGCTCCATCGAGCAGGACGCCGACTTGATCATGTTCATCTATCGTGACGAGGTTTATCACGACAACAGTGAAGAGAAAGGCATCGCCCAGATCATCCTCGGTAAGCAGCGTAACGGTCCAATCGGTACAGTGCGACTGACCTTTAATGGGCAGTTTTCGCGGTTTGATAATTATGGTGGTCCTCAATACGACGAGGACTAG
- a CDS encoding quinone oxidoreductase — MAKRIQFAATGGPDVLQYVDFQPQDPAAGEVQVENKAIGINYIDTYIRGGLYPAPLPSGLGTEAAGVVSKVGSNVTGIKVGDRVVYAQAPLGAYSEVHNVSQEKIALLPDAISFEVAAASFLKGLTVHYLLRQTHKIQAGETFLFHAAAGGVGLIACQWAKALGANLIGTVGSEEKAQRAKEAGAWATINYQTEDIVARVKALTNNEKVGVVYDSVGKDTFERSLDSLKPRGLLVSFGNASGPVSGVNLGILSQKGSLFVTRPTLGSYITTREELKTASDELFSLIASGAIKVDVSEAQKFPLSEAKRAHETLESRATQGSSLLIPGK; from the coding sequence ATGGCTAAGCGCATTCAATTTGCCGCAACAGGCGGCCCCGATGTTCTGCAATATGTCGATTTCCAACCACAAGACCCGGCCGCGGGCGAAGTACAGGTCGAGAATAAAGCGATAGGCATCAACTACATTGATACCTATATTCGCGGTGGCTTGTACCCTGCCCCCTTGCCTTCCGGGCTGGGCACGGAAGCCGCTGGCGTGGTGAGCAAAGTTGGCAGCAATGTGACGGGCATTAAGGTCGGTGACCGTGTGGTGTACGCGCAGGCTCCTTTGGGTGCCTACAGCGAAGTGCATAACGTTTCGCAAGAAAAAATCGCCCTGCTGCCCGATGCTATTAGTTTTGAAGTGGCCGCCGCGTCGTTCCTCAAAGGTTTGACCGTCCACTATTTGCTGCGCCAAACCCATAAAATTCAGGCCGGTGAAACCTTCCTGTTCCACGCTGCCGCCGGTGGTGTGGGCCTGATCGCCTGCCAGTGGGCGAAAGCGCTGGGTGCGAACCTGATTGGTACCGTCGGCTCAGAAGAGAAAGCCCAACGGGCGAAAGAAGCCGGGGCATGGGCGACGATTAACTACCAGACGGAAGACATTGTTGCCCGTGTTAAAGCGCTGACCAATAACGAAAAAGTCGGCGTGGTTTATGACTCGGTGGGTAAAGATACCTTTGAGCGCTCCCTCGATAGCCTGAAGCCGCGCGGCCTGCTGGTCAGCTTCGGTAATGCTTCCGGCCCGGTGTCAGGGGTCAATTTAGGGATTCTGTCGCAGAAAGGCTCGCTGTTCGTCACTCGCCCGACACTTGGGAGCTACATCACTACCCGCGAAGAGCTGAAAACCGCCAGCGACGAGCTGTTCTCGCTGATTGCCAGCGGCGCTATCAAAGTGGATGTCAGCGAGGCGCAAAAATTCCCGCTGTCCGAAGCGAAGCGTGCCCATGAAACGCTGGAAAGCCGCGCGACGCAAGGCTCTAGCCTGCTGATCCCCGGCAAATGA
- the pspG gene encoding envelope stress response protein PspG: MLEILFVLGFFFMLMLTGISLLGMIAALVVAFAVMMLGGFVAIVIKMLPWLLLAVAVVWVYRAFKKPDTPRYRSRRLP, encoded by the coding sequence ATGTTGGAAATTCTCTTTGTGCTTGGCTTTTTCTTTATGTTGATGCTGACCGGTATTTCGCTGCTGGGCATGATTGCTGCGCTGGTGGTGGCCTTTGCGGTGATGATGCTGGGAGGCTTTGTGGCTATTGTTATAAAAATGTTGCCGTGGCTGCTGCTGGCCGTTGCCGTGGTGTGGGTCTATCGCGCCTTTAAGAAGCCCGACACGCCGCGCTACCGTTCGCGCCGCCTGCCATAA
- the dusA gene encoding tRNA dihydrouridine(20/20a) synthase DusA, with product MSETQNATSQTSAKPYSAQRFSVAPMLDWTDRHCRHFHRLMTGQTLLYTEMVTTGAIIHGKGDYLGFGDAEHPVALQLGGSNPADLATCAKLAEQRGYDEINLNVGCPSDRVQNGMFGACLMAQASLVADCIKAMRDVVSIPVTVKTRIGIDEQDSYEFLCDFVQQVSEKGGCDTFIIHARKAWLSGLSPKENREIPPLDYPRVYQLKKDFPHLTMAINGGIKTLEEAKAHLQHMDGVMVGREAYQNPGMLLNVDRELFGSDAPLRTAPEVIRSMYPYIEAELAKGTYLGHMTRHILGIFQSVPGARQWRRHLSENAHKPGSGIEVVEQALQLVTQPHAALSQA from the coding sequence ATGTCAGAAACTCAAAACGCCACATCTCAAACCAGCGCCAAGCCTTACTCCGCTCAACGTTTTTCCGTCGCGCCGATGCTCGACTGGACCGATCGTCATTGCCGCCATTTCCATCGTTTAATGACCGGCCAAACGCTGCTATACACCGAAATGGTTACCACCGGCGCGATCATTCACGGCAAAGGCGACTACCTTGGATTTGGTGACGCGGAGCACCCTGTGGCGCTGCAACTGGGTGGCAGCAATCCTGCGGATTTGGCGACCTGCGCCAAGCTTGCCGAACAGCGCGGCTATGACGAGATCAACCTGAACGTTGGCTGCCCGTCTGACCGCGTGCAAAACGGCATGTTCGGTGCCTGCCTGATGGCGCAAGCCTCGCTGGTGGCGGATTGCATCAAAGCCATGCGCGACGTGGTGTCCATTCCCGTGACGGTAAAAACGCGTATTGGCATCGACGAACAAGACAGCTACGAGTTCCTTTGCGACTTCGTTCAGCAAGTCTCTGAGAAGGGCGGCTGCGACACCTTTATCATCCATGCCCGCAAAGCCTGGTTGTCTGGCCTCAGCCCGAAAGAGAACCGTGAGATCCCACCGCTGGATTACCCGCGCGTATATCAGCTGAAAAAAGACTTCCCGCACCTGACGATGGCGATTAACGGCGGCATCAAAACGCTGGAAGAAGCCAAGGCGCATTTGCAACATATGGATGGCGTGATGGTGGGGCGCGAAGCCTATCAAAACCCTGGCATGTTGCTGAACGTGGACCGCGAGCTGTTTGGCTCAGATGCCCCGCTGCGCACGGCGCCGGAGGTTATTCGTAGCATGTATCCGTACATTGAGGCGGAGTTGGCGAAGGGCACTTATCTGGGGCACATGACGCGGCACATTCTGGGAATTTTCCAGAGCGTGCCCGGCGCGCGCCAATGGCGTCGTCACCTGAGCGAAAACGCCCATAAGCCGGGTTCAGGTATTGAAGTGGTTGAGCAGGCGCTGCAGCTGGTCACTCAGCCGCACGCGGCGCTCAGCCAAGCTTAA